A single genomic interval of Streptomyces sp. 1222.5 harbors:
- a CDS encoding ATP-binding protein: MKIAFVGKGGSGKTTLSSLFVRHLVAAGAPVVAIDADINQHLGPALGLDETEAAALPAMGERLPQIKEHLRGSNQRITSPSAMIKTTPPGEGSRLVRVREPNPIYDACARPVELDGGAVRLMVTGPFTEADLGVACYHSKTGAVELFLNHLVDGPDEYVVVDMTAGSDSFASGMFTRFDMTFLVAEPTRKGVSVYRQYKEYARDFGVALKVVGNKIQEQDDVDFLRAEVGDDLLVTVGRSDWVRAMEKGRPPRFDLLEEANAGALQTLRATADATYALRDWERYTRQMVHFHLRNAEAWGNERTGVDLAAQVDPGFVLREGVAAAV, encoded by the coding sequence ATGAAAATTGCTTTCGTCGGGAAGGGCGGCAGCGGCAAGACCACGCTCTCCTCCCTCTTCGTCCGGCATCTCGTGGCCGCCGGCGCCCCGGTCGTCGCGATCGACGCGGACATCAACCAGCACCTCGGCCCCGCCCTCGGTCTCGACGAGACGGAGGCGGCCGCGCTGCCCGCGATGGGTGAACGGCTGCCGCAGATCAAGGAGCATCTGCGCGGCAGCAACCAGCGGATCACCTCGCCCTCGGCGATGATCAAGACCACCCCGCCCGGCGAGGGTTCGCGGCTCGTCCGGGTGCGGGAGCCCAACCCGATCTACGACGCCTGCGCGCGCCCCGTGGAGCTCGACGGCGGGGCCGTCCGCCTGATGGTCACCGGCCCCTTCACCGAAGCCGACCTGGGGGTCGCCTGCTACCACTCCAAGACGGGAGCGGTGGAGCTGTTCCTGAACCACCTCGTCGACGGCCCCGACGAGTACGTGGTGGTCGACATGACCGCGGGTTCGGACTCCTTCGCCTCCGGGATGTTCACCCGGTTCGACATGACGTTCCTCGTCGCCGAGCCGACGCGGAAGGGGGTCTCCGTCTACCGCCAGTACAAGGAGTACGCCCGCGACTTCGGCGTCGCCCTGAAGGTCGTCGGCAACAAGATCCAGGAGCAGGACGACGTCGACTTCCTGCGCGCGGAGGTCGGGGACGACCTGCTGGTGACGGTCGGGCGCTCGGACTGGGTGCGCGCCATGGAGAAGGGCCGCCCGCCCCGCTTCGACCTCCTGGAGGAGGCCAACGCCGGCGCCCTGCAGACCCTGCGCGCCACCGCCGACGCCACGTACGCCCTGCGCGACTGGGAGCGGTACACCCGCCAGATGGTGCACTTCCACCTGCGCAACGCCGAGGCGTGGGGCAACGAGCGCACCGGGGTCGACCTGGCGGCGCAGGTCGACCCCGGGTTCGTGCTCCGCGAGGGCGTGGCGGCCGCGGTCTGA
- a CDS encoding Fic family protein → MSTTGATADPLAALGSLPGVPESVESVRKAVDRVYGHRIMRRRSNAITSEAALRGARGSAALSGADWALEEVRRRTDFGADDEARVVGAALRLGAEAGQLLSIWRQSPLRVLARLHLVAAADGDERVGRPRQAGEAVDEPLIELPLPDAAEVSGRLEGLAGLIIAGTSAPALVTAAVVHGELLALRPFTSHNGLVARAAERIVLIGSGLDPKAVCSAEVGHAELGRASYLAALDGYVSGTPEGMAAWIAHCGRAVELGVRESTAVCEALQRGAA, encoded by the coding sequence ATGAGTACGACAGGCGCGACCGCCGATCCGCTCGCGGCCCTGGGCTCACTGCCCGGCGTGCCCGAATCCGTGGAGTCCGTGCGCAAGGCCGTGGACCGGGTCTACGGGCACCGGATCATGCGGCGCCGCAGCAACGCGATCACCTCCGAGGCGGCCCTGCGCGGGGCCCGCGGTTCGGCCGCCCTGTCCGGCGCCGACTGGGCCCTGGAGGAGGTGCGGCGGCGTACCGACTTCGGTGCCGACGACGAGGCCCGTGTCGTCGGCGCCGCCCTGCGCCTGGGTGCCGAGGCCGGCCAGCTGCTCTCGATCTGGCGGCAGTCCCCGCTCCGGGTCCTGGCCCGGCTGCACCTGGTGGCCGCGGCGGACGGCGACGAGCGGGTGGGCAGGCCCCGCCAGGCCGGCGAGGCGGTGGACGAGCCGCTGATCGAGCTGCCGCTCCCGGACGCCGCCGAGGTCTCCGGCCGCCTCGAGGGGCTCGCCGGCCTGATCATCGCCGGCACGTCCGCGCCCGCCCTGGTCACGGCCGCCGTCGTGCACGGCGAACTGCTCGCGCTGCGCCCCTTCACGTCCCACAACGGCCTGGTGGCGCGCGCGGCCGAGCGGATCGTGCTGATCGGCAGCGGTCTCGACCCGAAGGCCGTCTGCTCGGCCGAGGTGGGGCACGCCGAACTGGGCCGCGCCTCCTACCTGGCCGCACTGGACGGGTACGTCTCCGGCACCCCGGAGGGCATGGCTGCCTGGATCGCCCACTGCGGCAGGGCCGTGGAGCTGGGAGTGCGCGAGTCCACGGCGGTGTGCGAGGCGCTGCAGCGCGGCGCGGCCTGA
- a CDS encoding HAD family phosphatase, whose amino-acid sequence MLRGVENHSLPRAAAFFDLDKTVIAKSSTLTFSKSFYQGGLINRRAALRTAYAQFVFLAGGLDHDGMERMREYLSTLCRGWNVQQVREIVAETLHDLIDPIIYDEAASLIEEHHMAGRDVVIVSTSGAEVVEPIGELLGADRVVATRMVVGEDGCFTGEVEYYAYGPTKAEAIRELAASEGYDLDRCYAYSDSATDLPMLQAVGHPHAVNPDRSLRREATARGWPVLAFRRPVPLKKRLPGFSVPPRPALVAMAAVGAAAATAGLVWYASRRRNTA is encoded by the coding sequence ATGCTCAGGGGCGTGGAAAACCACTCCTTGCCCCGCGCCGCAGCCTTCTTTGACCTGGACAAGACGGTCATTGCGAAGTCGAGCACGCTCACCTTCAGCAAGTCCTTCTACCAAGGAGGGCTGATCAACCGCAGGGCCGCACTGCGTACCGCATATGCCCAGTTCGTCTTCCTGGCCGGCGGCCTGGACCACGACGGGATGGAGCGTATGCGTGAGTATCTGTCCACCCTGTGCCGCGGCTGGAACGTCCAGCAGGTGCGGGAGATCGTCGCCGAGACCCTGCACGACCTGATCGACCCGATCATCTACGACGAGGCCGCCTCCCTCATCGAGGAACACCACATGGCCGGGCGGGACGTGGTCATCGTGTCCACCTCCGGCGCCGAGGTCGTCGAGCCGATCGGCGAGCTGCTGGGTGCGGACCGGGTGGTCGCCACCCGCATGGTCGTCGGCGAGGACGGCTGCTTCACCGGTGAGGTGGAGTACTACGCCTACGGCCCGACCAAGGCGGAGGCGATCAGGGAGCTGGCCGCCTCGGAGGGCTACGACCTGGACCGCTGCTACGCCTACAGCGACTCCGCGACCGACCTGCCGATGCTCCAGGCGGTCGGGCACCCGCACGCCGTGAACCCGGACCGGTCTCTGCGCCGCGAGGCGACCGCGCGCGGGTGGCCGGTGCTGGCGTTCCGCCGCCCGGTGCCGCTCAAGAAGCGGCTGCCCGGGTTCTCGGTCCCGCCCCGCCCGGCGCTGGTCGCCATGGCGGCCGTGGGAGCGGCGGCGGCCACCGCGGGTCTCGTCTGGTACGCCAGCCGGCGGCGCAACACCGCCTGA
- the ssd gene encoding septum site-determining protein Ssd, translating into MTGIVTHDPPPTGAGRPGRPLIVTEDADLLDDLLRLCAAAGATPEVHHGVPEHGDGWEAAPLVLVGDDAARRIRGAARRRGVVLVGRDQDDSEVWKRAVGIGADHVLMLPDGEQWLVDRIADVAEGVGRPALTVGVIGGRGGAGASTLACALAVTSAREGLRTLLVDADPLGGGLDVLLGGESADGLRWPAFAASRGRLGGGALEESLPELHALRVLSWDRGDCVAVPPQAVRAVLAAARRRGGTVVVDLPRRLDDGVAEALAQLDLALLVVPAELRGIAAAGRVASAVAMVVRDVRVAVRGPYAPGLDDHGVARLLDLPLAGEIPVEPALSRPEGGAKPPGATGRGPLARFCLNFWERALAEAGGVR; encoded by the coding sequence GTGACCGGAATCGTCACCCACGACCCGCCGCCCACCGGCGCGGGCCGGCCGGGACGTCCGCTCATCGTCACCGAGGACGCCGACCTGCTGGACGATCTGCTGCGCCTGTGCGCGGCGGCCGGCGCCACGCCCGAGGTCCACCACGGCGTTCCGGAACACGGCGACGGCTGGGAGGCGGCCCCGCTGGTCCTGGTCGGCGACGACGCCGCCCGCCGCATCCGTGGGGCCGCCCGGCGGCGCGGAGTGGTGCTGGTCGGCCGCGACCAGGACGACTCGGAGGTGTGGAAGCGCGCCGTCGGGATCGGGGCCGACCACGTCCTGATGCTTCCCGACGGAGAGCAATGGCTGGTCGACCGCATCGCGGACGTCGCCGAGGGGGTCGGCCGCCCGGCCCTCACCGTCGGGGTGATCGGCGGGCGGGGCGGGGCCGGCGCGTCCACGCTGGCCTGCGCCCTCGCGGTCACCTCGGCGCGGGAGGGGTTGCGCACCCTGCTCGTGGACGCCGATCCGCTCGGCGGCGGACTCGATGTACTCCTCGGCGGCGAGAGCGCCGACGGGCTGCGCTGGCCCGCCTTCGCCGCCTCCCGGGGTCGGCTCGGCGGCGGCGCCCTGGAGGAATCGCTGCCGGAACTGCACGCCCTGCGCGTACTCAGCTGGGACCGCGGCGACTGCGTCGCCGTTCCGCCCCAGGCGGTGCGCGCGGTTCTCGCCGCCGCCCGGCGGCGCGGCGGGACCGTCGTGGTCGACCTGCCCCGCCGCCTCGACGACGGGGTCGCCGAAGCCCTCGCGCAGCTCGACCTGGCTCTGCTCGTCGTCCCCGCCGAGCTGCGGGGGATCGCGGCCGCCGGGCGGGTCGCGTCCGCCGTCGCCATGGTCGTGCGCGATGTGCGGGTGGCGGTCCGCGGACCGTACGCGCCCGGTCTGGACGACCACGGGGTGGCCCGGCTGCTCGACCTGCCCCTGGCCGGCGAGATCCCGGTCGAACCGGCCCTGTCGCGCCCCGAGGGCGGTGCGAAACCACCCGGTGCCACCGGACGGGGCCCGCTCGCCCGTTTCTGCCTGAACTTCTGGGAGCGGGCCCTGGCCGAGGCGGGAGGGGTCCGATGA
- a CDS encoding TadA family conjugal transfer-associated ATPase — protein sequence MTLPGLDRADGAALLDGVRRRLAESGAEPTPARVAQALREQGRVLGDAEVLGAARQLRSELVGAGPLEPLLADPGVTDVLVSAPDRVWVDRGGGLELTPVTFPDAAAVRRLAQRLAAVAGRRLDDARPWADARLPDGTRLHAVLPPVAVGCTCLSLRVVRPRAFTLAELVEAGTVPPGGEVILRALLDARLSFLVSGGTGSGKTTLLSALLGLVGPGERIVLAEDSAELRPDHRHVVRLETRPANQEGAGLVTLEDLVRQALRMRPDRLVVGEVRGPEVVHLLAALNTGHEGGCCTIHANAAGDVPARLEALATAAGLDRAALHSQLSAALSVVLHLVRDRSGRRRIAEVHVLEREAAGLVRTVPALRWGERAFARERGWERLEHLLGMSGGFTSE from the coding sequence ATGACGCTCCCCGGGCTCGACCGGGCCGACGGCGCGGCACTGCTCGACGGCGTCCGGCGCCGGCTGGCCGAGAGCGGTGCCGAACCCACCCCCGCGCGGGTGGCGCAGGCCCTCCGCGAGCAGGGCCGGGTGCTGGGCGATGCCGAGGTCCTCGGGGCGGCGAGGCAGCTGAGGAGCGAGCTGGTCGGCGCGGGCCCACTGGAACCGCTGCTCGCCGACCCGGGCGTCACCGACGTCCTGGTGTCCGCACCGGACCGGGTGTGGGTCGACCGCGGGGGCGGCCTGGAGCTGACCCCGGTGACCTTCCCCGATGCGGCGGCCGTACGACGCCTCGCGCAGCGGCTGGCCGCCGTGGCGGGACGCCGGCTGGACGACGCCCGGCCGTGGGCGGACGCCCGGCTTCCCGACGGGACCCGGCTGCACGCGGTGCTGCCGCCGGTCGCCGTCGGCTGCACCTGTCTGTCCCTGCGGGTGGTACGGCCCCGGGCGTTCACCCTGGCGGAGCTGGTGGAGGCGGGCACCGTGCCGCCGGGCGGCGAGGTGATCCTGCGGGCACTGCTGGACGCCCGCCTCTCCTTCCTCGTCAGCGGCGGCACCGGAAGCGGTAAGACGACGCTGCTCAGCGCCCTGCTGGGGCTGGTCGGCCCGGGTGAACGGATCGTGCTCGCCGAGGACTCCGCCGAACTCCGGCCGGATCACCGGCACGTCGTGCGGCTGGAGACCCGTCCCGCGAACCAGGAGGGCGCCGGCCTGGTCACCCTCGAGGACCTCGTCAGGCAGGCATTGCGGATGCGGCCCGACCGGCTGGTCGTCGGAGAGGTGCGCGGCCCGGAGGTCGTGCACCTGCTCGCGGCACTCAACACCGGCCATGAGGGCGGTTGCTGCACGATCCACGCCAACGCCGCCGGGGACGTACCGGCCCGCCTGGAAGCGCTGGCCACGGCCGCCGGGCTCGACCGGGCCGCACTGCACAGCCAGTTGTCGGCCGCCCTCTCCGTGGTGCTGCACCTCGTCCGGGACCGGTCCGGCCGGCGCCGGATCGCCGAGGTGCACGTGCTGGAGCGTGAGGCCGCGGGTCTGGTGCGGACGGTGCCGGCACTGCGCTGGGGCGAGCGGGCCTTCGCCCGGGAGCGCGGCTGGGAGCGGCTGGAGCATCTGCTGGGCATGTCCGGCGGGTTCACGAGCGAGTGA
- a CDS encoding type II secretion system F family protein, with protein MAAALICLGTLAWLLGERHYGMRRARLLLAGGGTVATGPPSWRRALGELRRLSCRFGPEWWALAAGLLLALLGASVIPVVAGAAGVPVLRRVRLGRRAASARERRADAVIALCGALAGEVRAGRQPGEALLRSARDSGGLGEARAAVVAAARFGGDVPGSLAAAARQPGAEGLRGLAACWRVAVDQGAGLAAGLDRLDAALRAERDQRADLRAQLSGARATAVLLAALPALGLLLGTAMGADPLHVLLHTGAGLGCLVTGAVLEAAGTWWAMRIVRGAEAV; from the coding sequence ATGGCGGCGGCGCTGATCTGCCTGGGGACGCTGGCCTGGCTGCTGGGCGAACGGCACTACGGGATGCGGCGGGCGCGGCTGCTGCTGGCCGGCGGGGGGACGGTGGCCACCGGGCCGCCCTCCTGGAGGCGGGCTCTCGGTGAACTGCGGCGGCTGTCCTGCCGTTTCGGGCCCGAGTGGTGGGCGCTCGCGGCCGGGCTGCTGCTCGCGCTGCTCGGTGCGTCGGTGATTCCGGTCGTCGCGGGGGCGGCCGGGGTGCCGGTGCTGCGCCGAGTACGGCTGGGCCGCCGGGCCGCATCCGCCCGGGAGCGCCGGGCGGATGCGGTGATCGCCCTGTGCGGCGCCCTCGCCGGGGAGGTGCGGGCGGGACGGCAGCCCGGTGAGGCACTGCTGCGGTCCGCGCGGGACTCCGGCGGGCTCGGCGAAGCGCGGGCGGCCGTGGTCGCGGCAGCCCGGTTCGGTGGGGATGTGCCCGGGTCTCTGGCCGCGGCGGCCCGGCAGCCGGGCGCCGAGGGGCTTCGCGGGCTCGCCGCGTGCTGGCGGGTGGCCGTGGACCAGGGCGCGGGACTGGCGGCCGGTCTGGACCGGCTGGACGCGGCCCTGCGCGCCGAGCGGGACCAACGTGCCGACCTGCGCGCGCAGTTGTCCGGGGCCCGTGCGACCGCGGTGCTGCTGGCCGCCCTCCCCGCTCTGGGGCTGCTTCTGGGCACTGCCATGGGCGCCGACCCGCTGCACGTCCTCCTGCACACCGGCGCGGGCCTCGGCTGCCTGGTGACCGGCGCGGTGCTGGAGGCGGCCGGGACGTGGTGGGCGATGCGGATCGTGCGAGGAGCGGAAGCGGTGTGA
- a CDS encoding type II secretion system F family protein gives MSGEFVHRLGMAGAVVPAVGWGLRRLEIARRRRRVRRRVADLLGLEAPSPGAAFAVPDRLRRCLPLVGAAGGAWVLVGGVTGVLLGLVVGAVLWRWRERRTSAGRAQEIDTTGSARQLPLAADLLAACIAAGAGPVVAAQAVGEALGGPVGEALARGAAEVRLGGEPGHSWRRLAALPGAMALARLLERADETGLPAAGPVARLASDARADWARAATVRARRAAVLISAPVGLCFLPAFIAIGVVPVVIGLAGGVMGGR, from the coding sequence ATGAGCGGGGAATTCGTCCACAGGCTGGGGATGGCCGGGGCCGTGGTGCCGGCTGTCGGCTGGGGCCTCCGGCGCTTGGAGATCGCGCGACGGCGACGGCGGGTACGGCGCCGGGTGGCCGACCTGCTGGGCCTCGAAGCGCCGTCGCCCGGAGCGGCGTTCGCGGTGCCGGACAGGCTGCGAAGGTGCCTGCCACTCGTCGGTGCGGCGGGCGGTGCCTGGGTGCTGGTCGGCGGAGTCACCGGGGTGCTGCTGGGGCTCGTGGTGGGCGCGGTGCTGTGGCGGTGGCGCGAGCGCAGAACATCGGCCGGGCGGGCCCAGGAGATCGACACCACCGGGTCCGCGCGCCAACTTCCGCTCGCAGCCGACCTGCTGGCCGCCTGCATCGCGGCCGGTGCCGGTCCGGTGGTCGCCGCCCAGGCGGTGGGGGAGGCCCTCGGCGGCCCGGTCGGCGAAGCACTGGCGCGGGGCGCGGCGGAGGTACGGCTGGGCGGCGAACCAGGCCACTCCTGGCGCCGGTTGGCCGCGCTGCCCGGCGCCATGGCCCTGGCCCGGCTGCTGGAGCGGGCCGACGAGACCGGGCTGCCGGCGGCCGGCCCGGTCGCCCGTCTCGCCTCGGACGCACGCGCGGACTGGGCCCGCGCCGCAACGGTCCGGGCACGCAGGGCGGCCGTGCTGATCTCCGCGCCTGTCGGGCTGTGCTTCCTGCCGGCCTTCATCGCGATCGGCGTCGTGCCTGTCGTGATCGGCCTGGCCGGCGGGGTGATGGGAGGGAGGTAG
- a CDS encoding DUF4244 domain-containing protein: MSEIISRKFGRAAARLRGAGGWCRRDAGMVTSEYAMGIIAAVGFALLLYEVVTSGQVRAELQAIVKKALSARM; the protein is encoded by the coding sequence ATGAGCGAGATCATCAGCAGGAAGTTCGGGCGAGCGGCGGCGCGGTTGCGCGGAGCGGGCGGCTGGTGCCGGCGGGACGCCGGGATGGTCACGTCCGAGTACGCGATGGGGATCATCGCGGCCGTCGGCTTCGCGTTGCTGCTCTACGAGGTCGTCACCAGCGGCCAGGTCAGGGCGGAGCTGCAGGCCATCGTGAAGAAGGCGCTCAGTGCGCGGATGTGA
- a CDS encoding TadE family type IV pilus minor pilin — translation MTAEAAVVLSVLVAFTMALVWGLLVVAARIQCVDAARVGARAAARQDPVDVVVTVTRDAAPDGARVTVGREGDRVRVTVVARPPLFGGLPVELREEAVALAEETVGAAREGER, via the coding sequence GTGACCGCGGAGGCGGCCGTGGTGCTGTCCGTGCTGGTGGCGTTCACGATGGCGCTGGTCTGGGGGCTGCTCGTGGTGGCGGCGCGGATCCAGTGCGTGGACGCGGCTCGCGTGGGTGCCCGGGCCGCCGCCCGCCAGGATCCGGTCGACGTGGTGGTCACGGTGACCCGGGACGCGGCGCCGGACGGGGCGCGGGTCACGGTGGGCCGGGAGGGCGACCGGGTCCGGGTGACGGTGGTGGCCAGGCCGCCGTTGTTCGGCGGGCTGCCTGTCGAGTTGCGCGAGGAGGCCGTGGCACTTGCCGAGGAGACGGTGGGAGCGGCGCGGGAGGGGGAGCGGTGA
- the bldG gene encoding anti-sigma factor antagonist BldG translates to MDLSLSTRTVGDRTVVEVGGEIDVYTAPKLREQLVELVNDGNFHLVVDMEGVDFLDSTGLGVLVGGLKRVRAHEGSLRLVCNQERILKIFRITGLTKVFPIHTSVEEAVAATD, encoded by the coding sequence GTGGACCTGTCCCTGTCGACCCGTACCGTCGGCGATCGTACGGTCGTCGAGGTCGGTGGCGAAATCGATGTATACACCGCGCCCAAGCTGCGCGAGCAGCTGGTCGAGCTGGTGAACGACGGCAATTTCCATCTTGTCGTCGACATGGAGGGCGTGGACTTCCTCGACTCCACCGGTCTCGGCGTGCTGGTCGGCGGCCTGAAGCGAGTGCGTGCCCACGAGGGCTCGCTGCGCCTGGTCTGCAACCAGGAGCGCATTCTCAAGATCTTCCGTATCACCGGCCTCACCAAGGTGTTCCCGATCCACACCTCGGTCGAGGAAGCGGTGGCGGCCACCGACTGA
- a CDS encoding ATP-binding protein — protein MATVELRFSALPEHVRTARLVAAAVARRAGVDEAVLDEVRLAVGEACSRAVGLHRSHEITTPVKVALIEEEKQFSIEVGDEAPHASAGGDTPGGAQESDVEAEEDEMGLAVISGLVDDVEVTTGRNGGLIRMTWPATPPAAAAL, from the coding sequence ATGGCCACCGTCGAACTCCGCTTCAGCGCGCTGCCCGAGCACGTCAGGACCGCCCGTCTGGTGGCGGCGGCGGTGGCGCGCAGGGCCGGGGTGGACGAGGCGGTCCTGGACGAGGTCCGGCTCGCCGTCGGCGAGGCCTGCTCCCGTGCCGTGGGACTGCACCGGAGCCACGAGATCACGACTCCGGTGAAGGTGGCGCTGATCGAGGAGGAGAAACAGTTCTCCATCGAGGTCGGCGACGAGGCCCCGCACGCCTCCGCGGGCGGCGACACGCCCGGGGGCGCCCAGGAGAGTGACGTGGAGGCCGAGGAGGACGAGATGGGGCTCGCGGTCATCAGCGGCCTCGTCGACGACGTCGAGGTGACCACCGGGCGCAACGGCGGACTGATCCGTATGACCTGGCCGGCCACACCGCCGGCCGCGGCCGCGCTCTAG
- a CDS encoding sodium-translocating pyrophosphatase has protein sequence MAGLSTPHQLGHPTNLAAAVLTDDNRIIVAVIAAVALAALVVAGILVRQVLAAGEGTDSMKRIAEAVQEGAKAYLARQLRTLGVFAVVVFFLLLLLPADDWNQRAGRSVFFLIGAVFSAATGYIGMWLAVRSNVRVAAAAREATPAPGEPQKDLTTVSHTAMKIAFRTGGVVGMFTVGLGLLGASCVVLVYAADAPKVLEGFGLGAALIAMFMRVGGGIFTKAADVGADLVGKVEQGIPEDDPRNAATIADNVGDNVGDCAGMAADLFESYAVTLVAALILGKAAFGDSGLAFPLLVPAIGVITAMIGIFAVAPRRSDRSGMSAINRGFFISAVISLVLVAVAVFVYLPSSYADLGGVTDAAIKAKDGDPRILALVAVAIGILLAAVIQQLTGYFTETNRRPVRDIGKTSLTGPATVILSGISLGLESAVYTALLIGLGVYGAFLLGGTSIMLALFAVALAGTGLLTTVGVIVAMDTFGPVSDNAQGIAEMSGDVEGAGAQVLTNLDAVGNTTKAITKGIAIATAVLAASALFGSYRDAITTNVQDVGVKLSGPGAPLSLSLDISQPNNLVGLIAGAAVVFLFSGLAINAVSRSAGSVVFEVRRQFREKPGIMDYSETPEYGKVVDICTKDALRELATPGLLAVMAPIFVGFTLGVGSLGSYLAGAIGAGTLMAVFLANSGGAWDNAKKLVEDGHHGGKGSEAHAATVIGDTVGDPFKDTAGPAINPLLKVMNLVSLLIAPAVIKFSYGDDKNIGVRIGIAVLALLVIVVSVYISKRRGIAVGDDESAERVANTPDTAVVS, from the coding sequence ATGGCGGGGCTTTCTACCCCTCATCAGTTGGGTCACCCGACAAATCTCGCTGCCGCGGTACTGACCGACGACAACAGGATCATCGTGGCGGTGATCGCGGCGGTCGCCCTGGCCGCGCTCGTGGTCGCGGGGATCCTGGTGCGCCAGGTGCTGGCCGCCGGCGAAGGCACCGACAGCATGAAGCGGATCGCGGAGGCGGTCCAGGAAGGTGCCAAGGCGTACCTCGCCCGGCAGCTGCGCACGCTCGGCGTATTCGCCGTCGTCGTCTTCTTCCTGCTCCTGCTGCTGCCCGCGGACGACTGGAATCAGCGTGCCGGACGGTCGGTGTTCTTCCTGATCGGAGCCGTTTTCTCGGCGGCCACCGGTTATATCGGCATGTGGCTCGCCGTGCGCAGCAATGTGCGTGTCGCCGCCGCGGCCCGGGAAGCCACTCCGGCTCCGGGCGAACCCCAGAAAGATCTCACCACCGTCTCGCACACCGCGATGAAGATCGCATTTCGCACGGGCGGCGTCGTCGGCATGTTCACGGTGGGCCTCGGCCTGCTGGGCGCCTCCTGCGTGGTGCTGGTCTACGCGGCCGACGCGCCGAAGGTGCTGGAGGGTTTCGGCCTCGGCGCCGCCCTGATCGCGATGTTCATGCGGGTGGGCGGCGGCATCTTCACCAAGGCCGCCGACGTCGGCGCCGACCTGGTCGGCAAGGTCGAGCAGGGCATTCCGGAGGACGACCCGCGCAATGCCGCGACCATCGCCGACAACGTGGGCGACAACGTCGGCGACTGCGCGGGCATGGCGGCCGACCTGTTCGAGTCGTACGCCGTCACCCTGGTGGCCGCGCTCATCCTCGGCAAGGCCGCCTTCGGCGACTCCGGTCTGGCCTTCCCGCTGCTGGTGCCCGCCATCGGCGTGATCACGGCGATGATCGGCATCTTCGCGGTGGCCCCCCGGCGCTCCGACCGCAGCGGCATGAGCGCGATCAACCGCGGGTTCTTCATCTCCGCGGTGATCTCCCTCGTGCTGGTGGCGGTCGCGGTCTTCGTCTACCTGCCGTCGTCGTACGCGGACCTCGGCGGCGTCACCGACGCGGCCATCAAGGCCAAGGACGGCGACCCGCGGATCCTCGCGCTGGTCGCGGTGGCCATCGGCATCCTGCTGGCCGCCGTCATCCAGCAGCTGACCGGCTACTTCACCGAGACCAACCGCCGCCCGGTCCGGGACATCGGCAAGACGTCCCTCACGGGCCCGGCGACCGTCATCCTCTCCGGCATCTCGCTGGGCCTGGAGTCGGCCGTCTACACCGCCCTGCTGATCGGGCTCGGGGTGTACGGCGCGTTCCTGCTCGGCGGCACGTCGATCATGCTGGCGCTGTTCGCGGTCGCCCTGGCCGGCACCGGTCTGCTCACCACGGTCGGCGTGATCGTCGCCATGGACACCTTCGGGCCGGTCTCCGACAACGCCCAGGGCATCGCCGAGATGTCCGGTGACGTCGAGGGTGCGGGCGCGCAGGTGCTCACGAACCTGGACGCGGTCGGCAACACGACCAAGGCCATCACCAAGGGCATCGCCATCGCCACCGCCGTACTCGCCGCGTCGGCGCTGTTCGGGTCGTACCGCGACGCGATCACCACCAACGTGCAGGACGTCGGGGTGAAACTGAGCGGACCCGGGGCGCCGCTGAGCCTGTCGCTGGACATCTCGCAGCCCAACAACCTCGTCGGCCTCATCGCGGGCGCCGCGGTCGTCTTCCTCTTCTCCGGACTGGCCATCAACGCCGTGTCCCGCTCGGCGGGTTCGGTGGTCTTCGAGGTGCGGCGGCAGTTCCGTGAGAAGCCCGGGATCATGGACTACAGCGAGACGCCCGAGTACGGCAAGGTCGTCGACATCTGCACCAAGGACGCCCTGCGGGAGCTGGCCACGCCAGGTCTGCTCGCCGTCATGGCACCGATCTTCGTCGGGTTCACGCTCGGCGTCGGCTCGCTGGGCTCCTACCTGGCCGGCGCCATCGGCGCGGGCACGCTGATGGCGGTGTTCCTCGCCAACTCCGGTGGCGCCTGGGACAACGCCAAGAAACTGGTGGAGGACGGCCACCACGGCGGCAAGGGCAGCGAGGCCCACGCCGCCACGGTGATCGGCGACACGGTCGGTGACCCCTTCAAGGACACCGCCGGACCGGCGATCAACCCGCTGCTGAAGGTCATGAACCTGGTGTCGCTGCTCATCGCGCCCGCGGTGATCAAGTTCTCCTACGGCGACGACAAGAACATCGGTGTCCGGATCGGGATCGCGGTCCTCGCGCTCCTGGTGATCGTGGTCTCCGTGTACATCTCCAAGCGGCGCGGCATCGCCGTCGGGGACGACGAGAGCGCCGAGCGGGTCGCCAACACGCCCGACACGGCGGTGGTTTCGTAG